A single region of the Drosophila miranda strain MSH22 chromosome 2, D.miranda_PacBio2.1, whole genome shotgun sequence genome encodes:
- the LOC108155102 gene encoding uncharacterized protein LOC108155102 isoform X2, with the protein MFSSHRHLKRRTPDQGIDRREYIGHLVDEYYTTTNVEALEQVTANLANFAYDPINWPHLHEAEAFDVFIASLKVQNQNLQVHGIAAICNICLDKAAAALIREHLSIISGLFVRTDHPEIVLHSLALFYQLLNAGQVDKELLLTPPLLKGVQEWRQKSHDQRIVKLSSLQQFQVVKRFTQNDLEQFAQFTGDHNYIHTLDLPVEERRVHGALLNAVVAGIMGTKLPGPGTVVLEQSFKFLKPCRIETDTVVTVRLLQSRKISTAEYDCRQNDEIVFAGNAKLLTRNHID; encoded by the exons ATGTTCTCCAGCCACCGCCATTTGAAACGACGCACACCGGACCAGGGTATAGATCGCAGGGAGTATATTGGTCACTTGGTTGATGAATACTACACGACCACCAACGTCG AGGCCCTCGAGCAGGTCACTGCGAATTTGGCCAATTTTGCTTACGATCCGATCAACTGGCCGCATCTGCATGAAGCAGAGGCCTTCGATGTGTTTATAGCATCGTTAAAAGTACAAAATCAAAATCTTCAAGTGCACGGAATTGCGGCTATCTGCAACATCTGCTTGG ATAAAGCTGCAGCCGCATTGATTAGGGAACACTTGAGCATCATCAGCGGTTTGTTTGTACGCACAGATCACCCGGAAATAGTGCTCCATAGTCTGGCGCTCTTCTATCAGCTCCTTAACGCTGGTCAAGTCGACAAAGAGCTCCTGCTGACACCCCCACTGCTCAAAGGGGTACAAGAGTGGCGGCAAAAGTCCCACGACCAACGAATTGTGAAGCTCT ccagtcTGCAGCAGTTCCAAGTGGTTAAACGGTTCACGCAAAATGATCTGGAGCAGTTTGCCCAGTTTACGGGGGACCACAACTACATACACACCTTGGACTTGCCCGTGGAGGAGCGACGAGTGCACGGAGCCCTGCTCAATGCCGTTGTGGCAGGCATTATGGGAACGAAGCTTCCTGGACCGGGCACTGTGGTGTTGGAACAGAGCTTCAAGTTCCTAAAACCCTGTCGCATAGAAACCGACACAGTGGTGACTGTGCGACTGCTGCAATCGCGTAAAATCTCAACCGCGGAATACGATTGTCGGCAAAACGATGAAATTGTCTTTGCGGGCAATGCCAAATTGTTGACCCGTAATCACATAGATTAa
- the LOC108155102 gene encoding armadillo repeat-containing protein 7 isoform X1, producing MFSSHRHLKRRTPDQEALEQVTANLANFAYDPINWPHLHEAEAFDVFIASLKVQNQNLQVHGIAAICNICLDKAAAALIREHLSIISGLFVRTDHPEIVLHSLALFYQLLNAGQVDKELLLTPPLLKGVQEWRQKSHDQRIVKLCQLLLEDFARRTEIIELQNVPPILPAPGQPCTSSSQSAAVPSG from the exons ATGTTCTCCAGCCACCGCCATTTGAAACGACGCACACCGGACCAGG AGGCCCTCGAGCAGGTCACTGCGAATTTGGCCAATTTTGCTTACGATCCGATCAACTGGCCGCATCTGCATGAAGCAGAGGCCTTCGATGTGTTTATAGCATCGTTAAAAGTACAAAATCAAAATCTTCAAGTGCACGGAATTGCGGCTATCTGCAACATCTGCTTGG ATAAAGCTGCAGCCGCATTGATTAGGGAACACTTGAGCATCATCAGCGGTTTGTTTGTACGCACAGATCACCCGGAAATAGTGCTCCATAGTCTGGCGCTCTTCTATCAGCTCCTTAACGCTGGTCAAGTCGACAAAGAGCTCCTGCTGACACCCCCACTGCTCAAAGGGGTACAAGAGTGGCGGCAAAAGTCCCACGACCAACGAATTGTGAAGCTCTGTCAACTGTTGCTGGAAGACTTCGCTCGGCGCACAGAGATAATCGAGCTACAAAATGTTCCGCCAATTTTACCGGCACCTGGGCAGCCgtgcaccagcagcagccagtcTGCAGCAGTTCCAAGTGGTTAA
- the LOC108155100 gene encoding protein farnesyltransferase subunit beta, which yields MYSEDELLFRNFQQLKSYKLDDEKSSTTTSREQQKTESSVEKCFDRFEELQSTHPRLTQFFRLEHQYYLDAMLRRLPSNYECLDSSRPWCVYWILQAAQLLSFNFDDETLDRVVQFLSKCRAPTGGFGGGPGQYAHLAPTYAAVNSLCIIGTKSAYRAIDRPTLVQFLFSVRQPDGSFRLHVDGETDVRGAYCAISCAKLLNLPDLVMKELFGGTGDWIAKCQTYEGGFGGAPELEAHGGYTFCGIAGLALLNEAHKCNKKALLHWTLLRQMSYEGGFQGRTNKLVDGCYSFWVGATIPITQATLSGGDKEMEHSLFDVEALQEYILICCQKQNGGLIDKPGKPQDLYHTCYTLSGVSIAQHSESASCPQVLGDPINELLPTHPLFNIPPKSVAAAVSHFKNSNDTDFASTSDGNCHREEEQDI from the exons ATGTATTCCGAGGACGAATTACTCTTTCGCAACTTCCAGCAATTGAAGAGCTACAAATTGGACGACGAGAAGTCCTCCACAACCACGTCCAGGGAGCAG CAAAAAACAGAGAGTTCGGTGGAGAAGTGCTTCGACCGGTTCGAGGAATTGCAGTCCACCCATCCACGGCTCACCCAGTTTTTCCGGCTAGAGCATCAGTATTATCTGGATGCAATGCTGCGCCGGCTTCCCTCGAACTACGAATGCCTGGACAGCAGTCGACCCTGGTGCGTCTACTGGATACTGCAGGCGGCCCAGTTACTTAGTTTCAATTTTGACGATGAAACCCTCGATAGGGTCGTACAGTTTCTCAGCAA ATGCCGGGCTCCAACGGGCGGCTTTGGCGGTGGACCAGGACAGTATGCCCATCTGGCGCCCACATATGCGGCGGTCAACAGCCTCTGCATCATTGGCACCAAGAGTGCCTATCGCGCCATCGATCGTCCGACCCTTGTCCAGTTTCTGTTCAGTGTTCGTCAACCGGATGGCTCCTTCCGGCTCCATGTAGATGGGGAGACGGATGTGCGCGGTGCGTACTGTGCCATCTCGTGCGCCAAGCTGCTGAACCTTCCCGATCTGGTGATGAAGGAACTTTTCGGCGGCACCGGCGATTGGATTGCCAAGTGCCAGACGTACGAGGGAGGATTCGGCGGTGCCCCCGAATTGGAGGCCCATGGGGGCTACACATTCTGTGGCATCGCTGGCCTGGCGCTACTGAACGAGGCACACAAGTGCAACAAAAAGGCGCTGCTCCATTGGACACTGCTACGTCAGATGAGCTACGAAGGAGGGTTCCAGGGCCGAACGAATAAACTGGTCGATGGCTGCTACTCCTTTTGGGTAGGAGCCACCATACCCATAACGCAGGCCACGCTGTCTGGAGGCGATAAGGAAATGGAGCACAGTCTATTTGATGTTGAGGCCCTGCAGGAGTACATTCTAATCTGCTGCCAGAAGCAAAACGGAGGTTTGATCGACAAGCCGGGAAA ACCACAAGATCTCTATCATACATGCTATACCCTAAGCGGCGTCTCCATTGCCCAGCACTCGGAATCCGCCAGTTGTCCACAAGTCCTGGGCGACCCCATCAACGAACTGCTACCCACCCATCCACTATTTAACATCCCACCGAAGTCCGTGGCCGCGGCCGTTAGCCACTTTAAGAATTCCAATGACACAGATTTTGCCAGCACCTCCGATGGAAACTGTCATAGAGAGGAAGAACAGGATATTTAG
- the LOC108155103 gene encoding 28S ribosomal protein S33, mitochondrial, with the protein MSHKYTELIKLGTQYARRMNYLSNRIFGEVARTTNEKSMKVVRMFSEEPIHKRDYVVNWYPRHVETHLLMKNLRDYGLFRDEHQDFKEEMKRLRKLRGKAAPKKGEGKRASKK; encoded by the exons ATGTCCCACAAGTACACGGAGCTCATTAAGCTCGGCACGCAGTATGCCCGGCGCATGAATTACCTCTCAAATCGCATTTTCGGTGAAGTGGCACGCACCACCAACGAAAAGTCAATGAAG GTGGTTCGCATGTTCTCCGAGGAGCCCATCCACAAACGGGACTATGTCGTGAACTGGTATCcccggcatgtggagacgcaTCTGCTGATGAAAAACCTGCGTGATTACGGCCTGTTCCGTGACGAGCATCAGGACTTCAAGGAGGAAATGAAACGTTTGCGCAAGTTGCGTGGCAAGGCGGCTCCCAAGAAGGGAGAGGGCAAGCGTGCGTCCAAGAAGTAg